Proteins encoded by one window of Geobacter sp. DSM 9736:
- a CDS encoding DUF1858 domain-containing protein: MSQQVNKDMTFAQVMRMHPDVVKVLAKYNLGCIGCMGAQNETLEQGCTAHGLNVDDIVRDINALFA; this comes from the coding sequence ATGAGTCAGCAGGTCAACAAAGATATGACGTTCGCCCAGGTAATGCGCATGCACCCTGATGTGGTGAAGGTTCTCGCAAAGTACAACCTTGGGTGCATCGGGTGCATGGGTGCACAGAACGAGACGCTGGAGCAGGGATGCACAGCCCACGGCCTCAACGTGGACGACATCGTCCGCGACATCAACGC